A genomic window from Salvia hispanica cultivar TCC Black 2014 chromosome 5, UniMelb_Shisp_WGS_1.0, whole genome shotgun sequence includes:
- the LOC125186826 gene encoding small nuclear ribonucleoprotein E-like — MASTKVQRIMTQPINLIFRYLQSKARIQIWLFEQKDLRIEGRIIGFDEYMNLVLDEAEEVNIKKNSRKQLGRILLKGDNITLMMNTAK, encoded by the coding sequence ATGGCTAGCACTAAAGTTCAGCGTATTATGACCCAACCGATTAACCTCATCTTTAGGTATCTTCAGAGCAAAGCGCGCATTCAGATTTGGCTGTTTGAGCAGAAGGATCTGAGGATCGAGGGTCGAATCATCGGATTCGACGAGTACATGAATTTGGTGCTGGATGAAGCTGAGGAGGTCAACATCAAGAAGAACAGCAGGAAGCAGCTCGGTAGGATTTTGTTGAAAGGGGATAACATCACCTTGATGATGAATACTGCCAAATGA
- the LOC125187710 gene encoding DNA-directed RNA polymerase I subunit 1, whose protein sequence is MAATEMVRSVRFGFMTDEEVRKQSLVKITNPNLLDTLEKPIPGGLYDLAMGPLVDGAECKSCGQQSFNCSGHCGHIELVSPAYNPLLVKMLSNILNKACFYCFHFRSSKAEAENCVSQLKRIKEGNIVAAKKLSLRQKMIEKKEMDWADVDDVVDPEDSQGSNVSHSGVVSDVENDHKHEKEAFWDSTLLTESMSVLNEFLKGKEKKCKNCKRSNPKITKPTFGWFHVKGISSTQLRANAILSSGLDVTHSGGGEDRPSSEVLNASDCSWKDGSDTAEAHSYATSDSPKTPSQKRRKQTKFQNPGSEEKADLFSGPLLPSEVRGILRRLWENEAEFCSYIGDIQHQHDTIFEKIAGYSIFFLETVLVPPIKFRPPAKGGDSVMEHPHTVLLGKVLQANIALGNAHTNNSERSRIISRWMDLQQSINVLVDNKTASSQSSKDGVMGICQYLEKKEGLFRQKMMGKRVNFACRSVISPDPYLAVNEIGIPPYFALRLTYPERVTPWNAGKLRDAVINGPDIHPGATTYVDSVSTVKLPKSKTMCVAISRKLPSSRGVVTQSGKIDEHEFEGKTVLRHLQDGDIVLVNRQPTLHKPSIMAHVVRVLKGERTLRMHYANCSSYNADFDGDEINVHFPQDEISRAEAYNIVNANEQYIVPTKGDTVRGLIQDHIVAAVLITMKNTFFNRSEFSQLLYGSGVFAAGPGSHPGERKVSVLDSEGLVKSVLPAVWKPEPLWTGKQVITALLNHITQGCAPCIVENQGKIPKNYFASANYKKGEEDQDHNAEHDLLIWKNELVRGVIDKAQFGKFGLVHTVQELYGANSAGILLSALSRLFTLFLQFHGFTCGLDDLIILPNYDIQRKEKLEGEDVGEEVHCDFVKFKPGQIGPEELQLEIEKVISSDRESSTATLDMKMKNKLTNRLTREGSDILKHLLTRGLLKPFPKNCISVMTTTGAKGSTVNFQQISAYLGQQELEGKRVPRMVSGKTLPSFPPWDYTARAGGFITDRFLSGLRPQEYYFHCMAGREGLVDTAVKTSRSGYLQRCLIKNLESLKVCYDYTVRDSDGSIVQFYYGEDGVDVLKTSFLKNFKALQDNRETICEKFQNQRQFNSYINELPKGLEEQARRYIRDVQEKSSEKQILSRHKGKKKEREKEKALAEEQDFLALVKQKYLSSLAESGEPVGVIAAQSVGEPSTQMTLNTFHLAGRGEMNVTLGIPRLQEILMTAPNVIKTPVLTCPFADLRSKRDVVALVSKVKRVSVADLVESMEVGLSFDRHDVARIYKLKMKLKETEFIPSEDIKDTLETTFLYELEDAIENHIIFLSRISGIKNFMSSSKSAVSGETDEDESGEKSTEVDNDDDDDEDGDDEKGGDDLDADAQKRKQQASDERDYSDESDVDHGEDELSPDTEKSKSEVEDPEDMDTSKDDGTIYSDEKEEQNADEGGGTSARDFYSGKGFSSKKIKRAVKLECKGLSYEVHFRFTNEPHLLLDQLAQKTAKKVFIKRTGKMSQCRLVQYDPDEKTVIWNDIKKPKRGENRPEAGADDAVYWAMKASGVDFKSLWEMHADLDVNRLYSNNVHAVLNTYGVEAARETLIREVKQVFDIYGVKIDYRHLSLIADYMTHTGGYRPMSRHGCISESISPFLKMSFEMASKFIVEAASLGLKDDLETPSSRICLGLPVKVGTGCFDLMQKLDS, encoded by the exons ATG GCTGCAACTGAGATGGTGCGCTCGGTCCGTTTTGGCTTTATGACTGATGAAGAAGTGAGGAAGCAGAGTTTAGTGAAAATCACAAATCCTAATTTGCTTGATACATTGGAGAAGCCAATTCCCGGCGGACTATATGATTTAGCTATGGGACCTCTCGTTGACGGCGCTGA GTGTAAATCGTGCGGCCAGCAATCGTTTAATTGCTCCGGTCATTGTGGCCACATTGAGCTTGTTTCGCCAGCTTACAATCCATTGCTTGTGAAAATGCTGAGTAATATTCTCAATAAAGCatgcttttattgttttcattttcgaTCAAGCAAGGCGGAG GCTGAGAACTGTGTTTCTCAATTGAAAAGGATAAAAGAAGGTAATATTGTTGCAGCGAAGAAGTTGAGTTTGCGACAGAAGATGATAGAAAAGAAAGAGATGGACTGGGCCGATGTAGACGATGTAGTTGATCCAGAGGATAGTCAAGGGAGTAATGTATCACATTCTGGAGTCGTTTCTGATGTCGAAAATGACCACAAGCATGAGAAAGAGGCGTTCTGGGACTCCACCTTGCTAACTGAATCTATGTCAGTTTTGAATGAGTTTTTAAAGGGTAAAGAGAAGAAGTGCAAGAACTGCAAACGCAGTAACCCAAAGATCACCAAACCAACATTTGGATGGTTTCATGTG AAAGGGATTTCTAGTACCCAATTGAGAGCGAATGCCATACTAAGCAGTGGGTTGGATGTGACGCACAGCGGAGGTGGTGAGGATAGGCCTTCCTCTGAGGTGTTAAATGCTAGTGATTGTTCATGGAAGGATGGCTCTGACACAGCTGAAGCCCATTCATACGCTACCTCAGATAGCCCCAAAACACCCAGTCAAAAAAGACGAAagcaaacaaaatttcaaaatccgGGTTCTGAGGAGAAAGCTGATTTATTCTCAGGACCTCTCTTACCTTCAGAG GTCAGAGGTATTCTGAGACGTTTGTGGGAAAATGAAGCTGAGTTTTGCTCATATATAGGTGATATTCAGCACCAGCATGAtactatttttgaaaaaatagcaGGCtactcaatattttttctagaGACTGTTCTCGTGCCTCCTATTAAATTCAGACCTCCGGCCAAAGGTGGCGATTCT GTGATGGAGCATCCACACACTGTTCTATTAGGGAAGGTGCTGCAGGCAAATATCGCTTTAGGAAATGCTCACACGAATAATTCTGAACGCTCAAGGATTATTAGTCGCTGGATGGATCTTCAGCAATCTATCAATGTATTAGTTGATAACAAAACTGCTAGTA GTCAATCTTCAAAAGATGGTGTTATGGGAATTTGTCAGTACCTTGAAAAGAAAGAGGGTTTATTCCGTCAGAAGATGATGGGCAAAAGGGTCAATTTCGCTTGCCGGTCTGTCATATCTCCAGACCCTTACTTGGCAGTTAATGAAATTGGAATTCCTCCATACTTTGCTTTGAGATTGACATATCCAGAG AGAGTGACTCCTTGGAATGCTGGAAAATTGAGGGATGCTGTCATTAATGGGCCTGATATCCATCCTGGAGCTACAACTTATGTAGATAGTGTATCCACTGTAAAACTACCAAAAAGTAAAACGATGTGTGTAGCAATATCTAGAAAATTACCCTCTTCACGGGGTGTCGTAACACAATCGGGGAAGATCGACGAGCATGAGTTTGAGGGCAAGACTGTACTTCGCCACTTGCAGGATGGGGATATTGTGCTTGTAAATCGTCAG CCCACGCTCCACAAGCCAAGTATAATGGCTCATGTTGTTCGTGTATTGAAAGGAGAAAGAACTCTCCGCATGCATTATGCAAATTGCAG CTCATACAATGCAGATTTTGATGGTGATGAAATCAATGTGCATTTTCCTCAAGATGAAATTTCTCGTGCAGAAGCTTACAACATTGTTAATGCTAATGAACAATATATTGTTCCAACAAAGGGTGACACTGTGAGAGGCTTGATTCAG GATCATATTGTCGCTGCTGTGCTTATTACAATGAagaatacattttttaatcGGAGTGAATTTAGTCAGCTGCTTTATGGGTCTGGTGTATTTGCAGCTGGGCCTGGTTCGCATCCAGGAGAACGAAAAGTTTCAGTATTAGATTCTGAAGGTCTGGTGAAATCTGTCTTGCCTGCAGTGTGGAAACCGGAGCCTCTTTGGACTGGGAAACAG GTCATTACAGCATTACTGAATCACATCACACAAGGTTGTGCACCTTGTATTGTTGAAAATCAAGGGAAAATCCCAAAGAACTATTTTGCTAGCGCCAATTACAAAAAAGGAGAGGAGGATCAAGATCACAATGCTGaacatgatttattaatttggaaaaatgagCTAGTACGTGGTGTCATCGACAAGGCTCAATTTGGAAAGTTTGGCTTGGTTCACACAGTGCAAGAGCTTTATGGAGCTAATAGTGCAGGAATTTTGCTTTCTGCATTAAGCCGGTTATTCACACTCTTCTTGCAG TTTCATGGGTTCACATGTGGGCTAGATGACCTTATCATATTACCCAATTACGATATCCAGAGAAAGGAGAAACTTGAAGGAGAAGATGTAGGTGAAGAGGTCCACTGCGATTTTGTCAAGTTCAAACCTGGGCAAATAG GCCCTGAAGAGCTGCAAttggaaattgaaaaagtCATATCCAGTGATAGAGAATCTTCAACTGCAACCTTGgacatgaaaatgaaaaataagttgaCAAATAGGCTAACTAGGGAAGGTTCTGATATACTCAAACATTTGCTGACTAGAGGGTTGTTGAAACCTTTTCCAAAGAACTGCATCTCCGTGATGACCACTACAGGCGCTAAGGGTAGTACG GTGAATTTCCAACAAATATCTGCCTATCTAGGACAACAGGAGTTGGAAGGTAAAAGAGTGCCTCGAATGGTATCTGGGAAGACTTTGCCCTCCTTTCCTCCCTGGGATTACACTGCTAGAGCAGGAGGATTTATCACTGATCGCTTTCTTTCCGGCCTCCGACCACAGGAATATTACTTCCATTGTATGGCTGGCCGTGAAGG GTTAGTTGACACAGCAGTAAAGACATCTCGCAGTGGATATCTACAACGCTGTCTGATAAAAAATCTGGAGAGTCTCAAAGTTTGTTATGACTATACAGTTCGTGATTCTGATGGTTCGATCGTTCAATTTTACTATGGAGAAGATGGTGTTGATGTCCTCAAGACAAGCTTCCTTAAAAATTTCAAGGCACTACAAGAT AATCGAGAAACTATCTGCGAGAAATTTCAGAACCAGCGTCAATTCAACAGTTACATTAATGAATTACCCAAGGGGCTTGAAGAACAAGCCAGGCGCTATATTCGTGATGTACAAGAAAAATCATCAGAAAAACAAATTCTTTCAAGACACAAAGGTAAAAAGAAGGAACGTGAGAAAGAAAAGGCATTAGCAGAAGAGCAAGACTTTTTAGCGTTGGTAAAGCAGAAATATCTATCTAGTCTCGCAGAATCAGGAGAACCAGTTGGTGTTATTGCAGCTCAGTCAGTAGGCGAACCATCAACGCAGATGAC ACTCAACACTTTTCATCTGGCTGGCCGTGGAGAAATGAATGTGACCCTTGGTATTCCTCGTCTCCAGGAGATTTTGATGACTGCACCAAATGTCATTAAGACTCCCGTTTTGACCTGCCCATTCGCTGATTTGAGATCCAA GCGTGACGTCGTGGCCCTAGTTTCAAAGGTGAAGAGAGTCTCAGTGGCGGATCTGGTGGAGAGTATGGAAGTTGGACTCTCATTTGATCGGCATGATGTAGCTAGAATTTATaagttgaaaatgaaactcaaAGAGACCGAGTTTATACCATCAGAGGACATTAAGGATACCCTCGAAACTACGTTTCTATATGAATTGGAGGATGCAATCGAAAATCATATCATTTTCCTCTCCAGAATTAGTGGCATTAAAAACTTCatgtctagttcaaaatcaGCAGTATCAGGTGAAACTGATGAAGACGAATCAGGGGAAAAATCAACAGAAGTCGACAATgacgacgatgatgatgaagatggagATGATGAGAAGGGAGGGGATGACCTCGATGCAGATGCACAGAAGAGAAAGCAACAAGCTTCGGATGAAAGGGATTATAGTGATGAATCTGATGTAGACCATGGTGAAGATGAGTTATCTCCAGATACGGAGAAAAGCAAGAGCGAGGTAGAGGACCCCGAGGATATGGATACCAGCAAAGACGATGGAACCATATACTCAGATGAGAAAGAGGAGCAAAATGCCGATGAGGGCGGAGGTACATCTGCAAGAGATTTTTATTCAGGAAAAGGTTTTTCcagcaagaaaataaaacgtGCTGTGAAGTTGGAATGCAAAGGATTGTCGTATGAAGTCCACTTCAGATTTACCAACGAGCCTCATTTATTACTTGATCAG CTTGCCCAGAAAACAGCAAAGAAGGTATTCATCAAGAGGACTGGCAAGATGAGCCAATGCAGATTAGTTCAATACGACCCTGACGAGAAAACAGTCATCTGGAACGACATCAAGAAGCCGAAGAGGGGCGAGAACAGACCGGAAGCGGGTGCAGACGACGCTGTGTATTGGGCAATGAAGGCGTCAGGTGTGGACTTCAAGTCACTGTGGGAGATGCACGCGGATCTTGACGTGAATCGGCTCTATTCCAACAATGTGCACGCGGTGCTAAACACATATGGTGTGGAGGCCGCCAGAGAGACTCTGATAAGGGAGGTGAAGCAGGTGTTCGATATCTATGGGGTGAAGATTGACTACCGGCATTTGAGCTTGATCGCGGATTACATGACCCATACAGGTGGGTATAGGCCAATGAGTCGGCATGGATGTATATCAGAGTCGATATCTCCGTTCCTGAAGATGTCGTTTGAGATGGCGTCCAAGTTCATCGTTGAAGCGGCGTCTCTGGGGCTAAAAGATGACCTAGAGACCCCGTCGTCCAGGATCTGCTTAGGTCTGCCTGTCAAAGTCGGTACAGGCTGTTTTGACTTGATGCAGAAATTGGATTCTTGA
- the LOC125187020 gene encoding 1-acyl-sn-glycerol-3-phosphate acyltransferase 2: MTIAPTAIVIVPLAVFFFISGLIVNSIQAVCFVLIRPLSKSTYRRINKEVAELLWLELVWLVDWWAGVKIELYTHTETFNLMGKEHALLICNHKSDIDWLVGWVLAQRAGCLGSSLAVMKKSSKFLPVIGWSMWFSEYLFLERSWATDESTLKVGLQQLRDFPRPFWLALFVEGTRFTQAKLLAAQDYASSTGLPVPRNVLIPRTKGFVASVSHMRSFVPAIYDATIAIPRSSPTPTILRLFRGKSSVVHVHLKRHLMRDLPTTNEDVSQWCKDAFVAKDALLDKHISENSFGEHRQDIGRPVKSLLVVTSWGVLLILGALKIIQCFSLFSSWKGITFSAISLGVVTVLMQVLIQFSQSERSTPAKVAPSANGKSSSQSRQEKQQ, from the exons ATGACGATTGCGCCGACGGCAATAGTGATTGTGCCCTTAGCAGTGTTCTTCTTCATTTCCGGCCTCATCGTCAATTCAATTCAG GCGGTATGTTTTGTGCTAATAAGACCGCTATCGAAGAGCACTTATAGGAGGATAAATAAGGAGGTGGCTGAGCTACTGTGGCTCGAGCTCGTGTGGCTGGTTGACTGGTGGGCTGGTGTTAAG ATTGAATTGTACACTCACACTGAGACCTTTAATTTAATGG GTAAAGAGCATGCACTTCTCATATGTAATCATAAAAGTGACATTGATTGGCTTGTTGGATGGGTTTTGGCTCAG CGAGCTGGTTGCCTAGGTAGCTCGTTAGCAGTTATGAAGAAATCATCAAAGTTTCTTCCG GTGATAGGATGGTCCATGTGGTTTTCTGAGTATCTCTTTCTTGAAAGAAGCTGGGCAACAGATGAAAGCACGTTAAAg GTGGGACTGCAACAGCTGAGGGATTTCCCTCGACCATTTTGGCTAGCTCTCTTTGTTGAGGGTACTCGTTTCACACAGGCAAAACTTTTAGCAGCTCAAGACTACGCATCCTCAACTGGGCTACCTGTTCcaagaaatgtgttgattcCTCGTACTAAG gGTTTTGTTGCTTCAGTAAGTCATATGCGTTCATTTGTCCCAGCAATTTATGATGCAACTATTGCTATTCCCAGAAGTTCTCCTACACCAACCATACTGCGACTATTTAGAGGGAAATCATCTGTG gTGCATGTCCACCTTAAGAGACACTTAATGAGGGATCTGCCAACAACAAACGAAGATGTTTCTCAGTGGTGCAAGGATGCCTTTGTTGCCAAG GACGCTCTATTAGACAAGCATATCTCTGAAAATTCCTTTGGTGAGCACCGGCAAGACATTGGGCGCCCAGTTAAGTCCCTTCTG GTTGTTACTTCTTGGGGAGTTTTACTCATCTTGGGGGCTTTGAAAATTATCCagtgtttctctctcttctcctcATGGAAAGGCATCACATTTTCGGCCATTTCTTTGGGAGTTGTCACTGTTCTCATGCAAGTCTTGATTCAGTTCTCACAGTCGGAGAGATCCACCCCTGCAAAGGTTGCGCCATCTGCAAATGGGAAGAGCTCTTCGCAGTCTAGACAAGAAAAACAACAGTAA
- the LOC125191034 gene encoding probably inactive leucine-rich repeat receptor-like protein kinase At5g48380: protein MVSGFRAASALVTIVVWLLVPCHATPSDIECLKSIRSSLEDPNNYLASWIFDNSSQRSICKFTGIECWHEDDGMVLNIRLSDMGLKGEFPLGIAGCASMTGLDLSSNSIRGNIPHNISSIIHFITILDLSSNQLSGEIPVDISNCSFLNVLKLENNQLTGQIPPRIGLLDRIKTFSVAKNQLTGPIPQFVNASFPAESYEGNAGLCGKPLSRCSSGSVKSHASAIVGGAVGGVTVAALGCAIGLFLYMRRMSRRKKEEDPLGNKWATSIKGAKRIKLSMFEKSVSKMNLKDLMKATNDFSNENIIWSGRTGTVYKAVLEDGTSLMVKRLQDTQHSENEFAAEMATLGSIKHRNLVPLLGFCLTKNERLLVYKHIPNGSLRDMLHPVSEGARVMDWPLRLKIGIKAAKGFAYLHHSCNPRIIHRNISSQCILLDADYEPRISDFGLARLMNPIDTHLSTFVNGEFGDLGYVAPEYARTLMATPKGDVYSFGVVLLELVTGDKATHVSRAPESFRGSLVDWISELSASSRLHNAIDESLAGKGYDNELFQFLKIACSCVLPTNPKERPTMFEVYQLLRAVGQRYDFTTEDDILVPTDAGDADQLVELIVARDDVQRKV, encoded by the exons ATGGTGTCCGGTTTTAGGGCAGCCTCTGCTCTCGTTACTATCGTTGTTTGGTTGCTCGTCCCTTGCCACGCCACTCCCTCTGATATCGAGTGCCTGAAATCGATACGGAGCTCGTTGGAAGACCCTAACAACTACCTAGCATCGTGGATTTTCGACAACAGTTCCCAGAGGTCAATCTGCAAGTTCACCGGGATCGAGTGTTGGCATGAGGATGATGGCATGGTGTTGAATATCCGGCTGTCGGACATGGGCCTCAAGGGTGAGTTCCCACTAGGCATTGCCGGTTGCGCTTCCATGACCGGCCTCGACCTTTCTAGCAACAGCATCCGTGGCAACATCCCGCACAACATCTCTAGTATAATTCACTTCATAACTATACTTGACCTCTCCTCCAACCAGTTATCCGGAGAAATACCTGTCGATATTTCAAACTGCAGCTTTCTCAACGTGCTTAAGCTCGAAAACAACCAGTTGACCGGCCAGATTCCTCCACGGATTGGTCTGCTCGACCGGATCAAGACATTTAGTGTTGCGAAAAACCAGTTGACTGGTCCTATTCCGCAATTTGTGAATGCCAGTTTTCCTGCTGAGAGCTATGAAGGAAATGCAGGTCTGTGTGGGAAGCCCTTGTCTCGCTGTAGTAGTGGTTCGGTGAAATCTCATGCTTCTGCAATCGTTGGAGGAGCGGTTGGTGGCGTGACTGTTGCAGCTCTCGGTTGCGCCATTGGTTTGTTCTTGTATATGCGTAGGATGTCGCGCAGGAAGAAGGAAGAGGATCCTCTCGGCAACAAATGGGCCACGAGCATCAAGGGCGCCAAACGCATCAAG CTATCAATGTTTGAGAAATCAGTTTCGAAGATGAATTTGAAAGATCTGATGAAGGCCACAAATGACTTCAGCAATGAGAATATTATTTGGTCGGGACGAACAGGCACGGTGTACAAGGCAGTTCTGGAAGACGGGACCTCGCTTATGGTGAAGAGGCTGCAGGACACTCAACACTCGGAGAACGAGTTCGCAGCAGAGATGGCGACGCTAGGAAGCATCAAGCACCGGAACTTGGTTCCCCTGCTTGGCTTTTGCCTTACGAAGAACGAGCGCCTCTTGGTCTATAAGCACATCCCGAACGGCTCCCTTCGCGACATGCTACATCCCGTGAGCGAAGGCGCCAGAGTCATGGATTGGCCTCTCCGTCTCAAGATAGGGATAAAGGCCGCAAAGGGATTTGCGTACCTCCACCACTCGTGCAATCCGCGCATCATCCACCGGAACATCAGCTCGCAGTGCATCTTGCTCGATGCAGACTACGAGCCAAGGATATCCGACTTCGGGCTAGCCAGGCTCATGAATCCCATCGACACGCACCTGAGCACGTTTGTGAATGGTGAATTCGGAGATTTGGGGTACGTTGCTCCTGAATACGCAAGAACGCTGATGGCCACCCCAAAGGGGGACGTCTACAGCTTTGGAGTCGTGCTACTGGAGTTGGTGACGGGCGACAAAGCGACGCACGTGAGCAGAGCCCCGGAGAGCTTCAGGGGCAGCCTGGTCGACTGGATATCGGAACTATCCGCCTCGTCTAGGCTTCATAACGCCATTGATGAATCCTTGGCCGGGAAAGGCTACGACAACGAGCTTTTCCAGTTTCTGAAAATCGCGTGCAGCTGCGTGCTTCCGACGAACCCCAAGGAGAGGCCTACCATGTTTGAGGTGTACCAGCTCCTCCGAGCAGTCGGGCAGCGGTATGATTTCACGACGGAGGACGACATTTTGGTGCCGACCGATGCCGGGGATGCTGATCAGCTTGTGGAACTCATTGTTGCTCGAGATGATGTGCAGAGAAAGGTATAA